AAACGTTTCTCTAAGTActagaaaaatacaatttttaaatatttcaaaggcTGTACATATTATAATTTATGCTAGTTTTATTTAGGTTTTTTATTATACTAACCTCGTAAACGCTTGTTGTTTGGAGTTTGAAAAATACTGGTAAAAATCCATAACAAACAATGGAAGTTCCTATAAAGTATGATATATTGATTACTACAAACTGTGTTCCATATGTATAGTTTTCAGCAGAAACACCTAATAATGTGATAGCAGACATAAAAGACACTACTAGTGCTATTGCAACAGTTACTGTATTCATTGATCTACTGGCATTAAAATATTCCTGTTAAATATACAGTTTTAAcattattacaatttaatacAGAGAGTAATTTATGTACATTATTAAAGGAATTTAATAAAGAATCATGTTTTATATAGATTGCTGAAATAAATACCTCCATAGTTTTTTGACGTCCACCAGTGAATCGATAATAAATACCTATACTTATACTTATAAATAATGTAGCTGCTATGACCAGGTAATCCTCCCATTGTAGCGCACCCATTTTTTCTATACGATTACTCTATCAGTGAATCTATAATGATTTGTTTATTAAGAATCCATGTAAATATTTGCACATAAActgataaatatatttcaaatcttCTATCTAAATTTATTAGAAGAAACTAAGTGACCTGCTATATTTGAATGAGcattatattttaaacaaaaaatgtatATCAATTGTATATCAATATGATCTATATTAATCTTTAACCGTGTTCACCTGTCTTTCACTTTTACATTTACTTTTTTATTCTAGTCAGTTTTCGTATTTACATGATCAAATTACCACGTGGTGGTCCATCacttaataaaaattcaaatctaattttcgaaatgtttcaaattgTTTCAAGACTAAGAAAATTCGAACTGCATCAAATCTGAGCTGAATTTTGTTCAACATCGAAATTTTGATCCGCGTGGTACTTTATATATCTTGATTTGTTTCAAAATCTGATGCTTGTGCAACAGCGTTGAACGGAAAAAGGGATACTAAcataaataaaaagataaagAGAACGAATTCGTGATCAAAATTGTACATAGTCAGCAACCTACAGAGATAAAAGGCTTGTCGATTCAGAATGATGGGTTAGTTACTTTTCATTCCATTTCttgtcattttttttatttacttcaatAAATATGCAATTAATACACGTCaagttaaaattttaaacattgcaaattttttaagattttataaaattctaaaatcttTTCTAGTAATTGTAACATCGTCTAAACCAACTTGCCCCGATTCTAATAGTAATTATGCGCTTAGCGCAAAATCAAAATTTAGTTATATTTTTCCCAACAAAATAATTtcgcattttataaaatttaattctaattaTCCGTTATTAAacctaaaaaataaattttacgaaattttaaacgataattcaaaataaattatattgtaaGATGAAAACAAttagataatttaaaattaatctatACATAAATCGTAAGTGCGCAGAAGTAAGCATCTATCTATACATATAtactctctttcactctctctatttctctttgtATGTCACGCACGCGTGACTGTGTTCTGCGTGTACGcttctttgtttaaaatataacaaattaaacgaaacgcgaaaatgAAAAAGACGGCGATGTATAGGCAAAGAAGGTTTAACCCTCAATGTCCCTGATAATAGACCAGTTGGCTTGGtgattattaatattctttACGACGTTCCATATCTTTATAGAGTACACGAAGCAATATTTGCTAACATCATTCATtaagattaaaatttataatgttAACATTAAGACAATTGCAGACATTGTACACGTTTAGACTTAACAGTTATTAATTATATCAAAAAGTCTGTTCAATTATTGATAATAGACTCGGAGAAACAGGAGTGTCATCTGTGTCATGTATAAGAGAGTGAATTAATTCCAATCACTGATAAAGCAAATCAAGGATTGcgcaaaatattgtaaaaacaaaagtaattcacaaaatctaatttttctttcaaagagAATGTATTTTGTGTCATTAAGTAACAAATATGTGATTTCAGTAATAATCCATAAAAACTATTGAACTTTTctcataaaaaaaataatttatcatcgtttcgtgttcattatttttattaaatgataACTCGACATATTGTAAATTACATAGATCCATTTCGCTCATATTGTTAACAATAAAGTTACACTTTATAGGCTATAATTTTCTAATTCCATACAATCGCGGTCTGCACAATATCATCCGTGACTGTAcagtttataataattaaagtcGCGTTTCTCTATGCACTACACTTATAAAATCACTATAATTAATTCCACGTGTATAGTAGTTCTACCGAGAGGCAATATCGAGTGATCGCCATGTAAGGACAATAACCATGGTGCTGACTTACCGGAACAAGCGTTGTGATGTTCTTCATCGATTCGACTCAATACAACTGGCAGAAACGTTTTACCATGGCCTCTGACCATCGTTAATAGGTTCAAAAACTTTACCGCTATCACGTGGACACGAGGATACAAGGAAAGAAGCAATAGTAGAGACAAAAGATTCTAACCGTGCAAAGCACATTTCTtaccacaaaaaaaaaacactgtaCGTTTcccgaaaatatatttaattaaattcaatatattttttgtacgCTGTATGACCCATCTAAAACTGATAATTTATATCCAGAAAACACCACTTATATGTATATCATTTGAATGTACCTTGAGAAATTCATTGCATTTATTATCTGAACGATATCTACGTTACAGGCCCGCAGAAATAGTCGTTTAGTGTCCTTCACTTTAAGTCTTTTACCTTTATTAAGCAAACGCAAGACAACGATTGCGTGCTTGTGAGATAGTCGTTAATTATGTACACAGTTGTAAACCGATCCCTCACTCgcaaaatttcataaattaataccatttttaaagaattttatgttttttttttatgaatattACTTCTTTAAACACTATAaaggtttttttttcaaataacagtttcaatacaaacgaaaaaacggtttttaatgtaaaattaataaaatttaacgaactAACCAATATAATGACTTATTTACTGACAATCTTTATCAACTATTTGTACGCAAGATCGAGAACTTGGAACtttagtaaataattttttacaattttctaataTCTATATTTGTATCACGTCAAAAGCAATACTATTATGTAAATTGTATTGATAATACAAATCAAGTGTTAAGAACTTTTTTAAAAGTTAACAATTGGCGTGTTACATATCACGTAAGAAACTGAAGTATTAACATTCAATGACGATAGTTTTATGAAATGTACAATAATGAATTTATTCATTAgaagataaaatataaattctcaATTAGTAGTAaacatattataaaattataatatcgaTATATGTAATATTTGTCGATATATGTAAGTACAGAACATATTCAATGCAAAGTTCTCATGTATCATTTTTTTactttattgtaaaataaaagatgAGTAAACATATTTACTTTATGTAAAgcttatataacgcataatcaGCACTCCATTTACGTCTCaaacgatttttattcgatttattaCAAACTCAATGAGTTTAattcgagtttgaatttagaaaAAGTATATAACTGAAGTGTGCATATCAAATAATGTCTAGTTCTAAAAATTCAAGttttgaaatatatataatttggtATCATACTTCCAACTATTAAGTATGATTTACTATTTCTTAAGTAAAAGGATAAATTAGAAGTTTTATCCTTaacataatattgaaaatatcggTAGAATATGATGATACCGGTAGAGATAATAATGGTAATGCTtataaaatcgtttaaaatgtaaattttatttttaaaaaacggtTCGACAATAGGAAAGTAATCGTTTCTATAATGATATTGAACAGAATAAATAACACTGAAATTTATTAAGATATTACTATTTTCATTATAGCTGATAAATAATCCGTTTTTTGGAAATTACCATTTAGAAATGGATAAGTTCATTACTGATAATCGAGTTTTCGTGATTCGATACGTCGACTTATTTGAAATGGCGGATTGCAATGAAAAATGTGCGAGTGATTGTTCGTTTGACTACAGTGAAGATAAACAAAAAGGCGTGTGTTTAATTAAACAAGAGTAAGTAATCATTAtcatacttgtgaaaattgttcacTCACTAGAATTATTGTCATTTGAAATGGCCATGTATTTCCTAACCTCAAATGGCAGATATCGCGTGGCTTTCTGTCACCAGAAATTTACTAGTAATAATACTTTTCGTATAAcgagatataattttatttcaattttttaaaaataaattttatatgatatttacgaataactgaaaataaatataatagataAACCTTTCCTAACCATGCTAAATTTGTAGGTATATCCTTGAAGATCATGTAAGACTTctaagtgaagagtgtttaacAGAAAGTGATAAAGAAAAGGTTTCAACCACTACAACTAACTCAGGTGAAGATGTACCTGTGTTGAATGAACCaccaaataaaaaatttaaacatgacaataaaaaggaaaaactcAGAGGTCAAAATAAAGCTAGACCAGCTCCATTCAAAGCACAGCGTGAGTTGAATCTGTGTCCATGGATAGCAGACCAAGCAGTAGGTGAACCTGAAAAAAGATGTGATAATAAACGATGCACATTTCTACATAACAGAATTGAATATTTGCAAATAAAGCCAGATGACATTGGCACAGAATGTTATCTTTTTAATTTGACTGGAAAATGTCCTAGGGGTGCTGCCTGTAGAATGGGTTCTAAGCATTTAACAGTAGATGGTTTAAATATTGTTGACAAAGTAAAAGAAGAAGAGTTTAAAAAAAGACCACCTTCCACTAAAAACCACATTACAAAAAGCCTTAAAATACAATTGAGAAAGCATAAGTATAATTTTACTAAAGCTGAGAAAATTGTTAAAGCAAATGAGCCATCAACGAAAAAACTTGGCACAGAAACTACTACAGAAAGTGATCAGTCTTTGAATATAGATAAAtcagaaataaaaaatggtTCTGTTTCAGATATTTCTGTTTCAGAATCTAATAATGGAACTTTCGAAATGCatgatacaaaaaaaagaattggtCCGGTTGAGAActatgatttaataaaacgtagaaatgcagagaaaaagaagattgattggaagaataaaatattacttaGTCCTCTAACCACAGTAGGCAATTTGCCTTTTAGAAGAATTTGCAAAGAGTATGGTGCTGATATAACTTGTGGAGAAATGGCTCTGGCACCAAGAATATTGAAAGGAGCTCATGAAGAATGGGCACTTGTGAAAAGGCATGAATCAGAGAACATCTTTGGTGTGCAATTGTGTGGTAATAACCCAGGAGTGTTAACAAGGTGTGCACAATTATTGACTGAAGAAATTGATGTTGATTTTATCGATTTGAACTTGGCTTGTCCCATAGATTTAATTTACAGACAAGGAGGTGGCAGTGGTATGCTTAATCGATTAAATGTCCTAGAAACTGTTGTAAAGTCTGTTAGTCAAGTCATGAATATACCTTTAACTGTAAAAACTAGGACAGGTGTTTACATAGATAAACCTATTGCGCATAATCTAATGCCAAAGTTCCATGAGTGGGGTGTATCCATGATTACTGTGAGtaagttaattaaattttttaattggtATTGTATAATTACAATAGAAAACATTGAAacatattaataataagttGTATGTTATTAGGTTCATGGACGATCTCGTGAACAAAGATATACAAAGTTTGCTGACTGGGAATACATAGAAAAATGCGCGAAAGCAGCCCAGCCTACACCAGTATTTGGAAATGGCGATATTTTGTCGTATGACGACTATCAAAAGATTCAGGACACATATACCAATGTGAGTGGTATTACTATAGGTCGTGGTGCTTTAATAAAACCATGGATATTtacggaaataaaagaaaaaaaattgatagaTGTATCAAGCAAAGAAAGATTTGATATGTTAAAGAAGTATGCAATTTATGGGCTTGAACATTGGGGCTCGGATACTCGTGGCGTCGAAACGACAAGGAGATTTATGTTAGAATGGATATCCTTTTTACATAGGTAAGCTATTATATTCTAAACACTAAGACAAATTTTGCTTATGCAAATTCTACTTTTATTTAGATATATTCCTATTGGTATTTTGGAGAGACCTCCTCAAAGAATTAACGAGAGGCCACCATTTTATCGAGGTCGTGATGACATGGAAACGCTCATGGCTAGTTCAAACTGTGCAGAC
The Ptiloglossa arizonensis isolate GNS036 chromosome 12, iyPtiAriz1_principal, whole genome shotgun sequence DNA segment above includes these coding regions:
- the Dus3 gene encoding dihydrouridine synthase 3 isoform X1, producing the protein MMIPVEIIMLINNPFFGNYHLEMDKFITDNRVFVIRYVDLFEMADCNEKCASDCSFDYSEDKQKGVCLIKQEYILEDHVRLLSEECLTESDKEKVSTTTTNSGEDVPVLNEPPNKKFKHDNKKEKLRGQNKARPAPFKAQRELNLCPWIADQAVGEPEKRCDNKRCTFLHNRIEYLQIKPDDIGTECYLFNLTGKCPRGAACRMGSKHLTVDGLNIVDKVKEEEFKKRPPSTKNHITKSLKIQLRKHKYNFTKAEKIVKANEPSTKKLGTETTTESDQSLNIDKSEIKNGSVSDISVSESNNGTFEMHDTKKRIGPVENYDLIKRRNAEKKKIDWKNKILLSPLTTVGNLPFRRICKEYGADITCGEMALAPRILKGAHEEWALVKRHESENIFGVQLCGNNPGVLTRCAQLLTEEIDVDFIDLNLACPIDLIYRQGGGSGMLNRLNVLETVVKSVSQVMNIPLTVKTRTGVYIDKPIAHNLMPKFHEWGVSMITVHGRSREQRYTKFADWEYIEKCAKAAQPTPVFGNGDILSYDDYQKIQDTYTNVSGITIGRGALIKPWIFTEIKEKKLIDVSSKERFDMLKKYAIYGLEHWGSDTRGVETTRRFMLEWISFLHRYIPIGILERPPQRINERPPFYRGRDDMETLMASSNCADWIKLSEMLLGNVPEGFHFLPKHKANSWK
- the Dus3 gene encoding dihydrouridine synthase 3 isoform X2 → MDKFITDNRVFVIRYVDLFEMADCNEKCASDCSFDYSEDKQKGVCLIKQEYILEDHVRLLSEECLTESDKEKVSTTTTNSGEDVPVLNEPPNKKFKHDNKKEKLRGQNKARPAPFKAQRELNLCPWIADQAVGEPEKRCDNKRCTFLHNRIEYLQIKPDDIGTECYLFNLTGKCPRGAACRMGSKHLTVDGLNIVDKVKEEEFKKRPPSTKNHITKSLKIQLRKHKYNFTKAEKIVKANEPSTKKLGTETTTESDQSLNIDKSEIKNGSVSDISVSESNNGTFEMHDTKKRIGPVENYDLIKRRNAEKKKIDWKNKILLSPLTTVGNLPFRRICKEYGADITCGEMALAPRILKGAHEEWALVKRHESENIFGVQLCGNNPGVLTRCAQLLTEEIDVDFIDLNLACPIDLIYRQGGGSGMLNRLNVLETVVKSVSQVMNIPLTVKTRTGVYIDKPIAHNLMPKFHEWGVSMITVHGRSREQRYTKFADWEYIEKCAKAAQPTPVFGNGDILSYDDYQKIQDTYTNVSGITIGRGALIKPWIFTEIKEKKLIDVSSKERFDMLKKYAIYGLEHWGSDTRGVETTRRFMLEWISFLHRYIPIGILERPPQRINERPPFYRGRDDMETLMASSNCADWIKLSEMLLGNVPEGFHFLPKHKANSWK